The Coffea eugenioides isolate CCC68of unplaced genomic scaffold, Ceug_1.0 ScVebR1_929;HRSCAF=1690, whole genome shotgun sequence DNA window CGcaagctttgttttttttttaattgcagaaacttttgtttttcaagcATGCTGTCCAGAATTTCGCATGATGCTTTTTTCTAAGATTTTGCTTGTTTGAATCGTGGGGGCTGTGTAGTTTTTACTTGCTTAATCTAAAGTTGGATGTTGGGTtgaaaatatctaatcaaaaTTATGAATTGGAATCAGAAATTTGAGCTTGGAAACGAAATGCAGTTGGTTTCATTGTAGTTAGCTGCAAAAGTTTCAGCTTTGTACGTTGCATGCATGAATATTTTTCCAGAAATTGCATTCTAAtccccaatcaattgaataaccTCATCAATTCGGTCTTtggcaattttaattctacaatttcattgcttgtttgttttaattaatcactatgctttgtttcaattgcacttaattcatgattttaggggcgttatgaccaagtgagcttgtgtttgcctattttctttaatttttccaaataaattggtaccttgaccatttcttttattttggaggataaataagtgatttcacttcatttggactcaattgcaagggaggtaacctctatctccttgattttcatttctcctatgtgatccaacgtgctaagtgtgaattgcatgtctacgttgctttccttgcctttctttaattcctttcctttatttcatttacttttgctttttatttaagttattcattatggggtatatgtacacctcttggcttgtaatagatagggctcggagagcatcttgtccatttccccttcccctttatgcttttatggggtatgtgtacacctcttggcttgtaatagatagggctcggagagcatctggtccacttccccttccccttgcttgcttgtttttgttgctacatgttaattgctttattaggctcttgcatctagtcgagcatgctaaatgctatgtgctatgtgtttacgagtattttggcatgtctacttgctttcatagccatgaatgaatggaatggatgaatgtacgtttccgctagtccaacgctagtcggaattcatagaatgggctagtccaacgctagacccttagggatttcccctcgttagcacatcatttgcttgttcactacatatcatgcatttttccttagttttatcatctggcatgctcctcgagcccttttcccctcattttaggattttttgcatctcatactagttatagggtacatttgcgtgagagtccccttaaatatgggatatagacgagtgtggctttttctaaagccttagcacgcttgtatcctctctataaaagggcaaattgagtcacgatttaggtctccccgtacccaatatgcatgaattccctaggctcatgcattctcaatccactctatcatcacactttcacttgcacacaaacacttttatcttcacttgcacacgaacacttttatcttcactcgcacacgagtactttcatcttcatttgcacaccgacactttcgcacttttctttaaattgcatacatgcatttttgcccacttgcatttggagtatatatatttgcattcaaagacatttgcacaccgcCACTTATAtcttacttttatcatttttctcacttcacacaaactcacactttcacatggcatgcattccactcattttttacgtcatttaggattacgtgtgacctctccaaaggatcattatcgggcttcacaattaatgtgattggcaccactcaccctttgaagagaaatttcccccatgtccccctaggtctaggtttttgcattcacgtagtcatatccaacatgcgatacataccttgggtagaaaaattaggaaaaattggtttaagtcacgcaactagccttggctaggtcgaaggggtagccttggattttttatctTGCCTTCCCTTCGTCAAATGATGACCGTCCCTCTTTTGGAGTAGACCCAAAAAGTCTCTAAaaggtttatttacttttttcattcaaacaaatcatttttttgggtgacttggtcaCCTAACTCTATACAATgtgcgactccattttcaaaaaaCCTTTTGACACTTTAATGGCCACGCGTCGCTTTATGCAAGTTTCCATGCCTTTTTTtacattttgcacacgttcacaccaacTACCAACCGCCAATATCATCAAAAGTGGGCGCGACAGTTTGGCGAACTCACTGGGGAAATTCCTAAGCTTGGGTCCGTAGCATTTTGAATTGGCATTCTTTTCCCTTCTACTACCCTTATTTATGCATGCTTTGCATTtaagggttgcatttttttttttggactttTGCCCGCGCACGTACAAGTACTCCCCATCACGCTATGTATGATTGgtgttgtttggatgtatatttcTACTCGTTTTATTTCGCGCTTTGATTGCATCTTGGGTGGGAGATGTACCCTAGAGCcttcgcgttggttcttgatccctccctcCAAACCGAGCAAtagcatacgctttaattatttttacccctcattattttcttttagtggcttgtcacgccactccaccctattaggattttaggcgaccacttggacatgtgatcgtatcacgacgtgtgcgtagcatgatccgagtcggtcactcgatcttccgctttaaactttaggttgatgacctattcgtttttagtcgaaggttgaggattcttttttagattcgcccagacgggtagccgtaacacgacgtgtgcgtagcaacgtctggggaatcgctcgagccaccgacaaggaaccttgggagtgatgacccttggtttccaagtctgaaggctcggggacctatgacctATCGAGtatagatgcattagtgagccccaacctcatgcatccattttagcttgcctaggttagagtcagccttaccctattagggacaccattcacgaggggagggatcccaccctctttccttatttctttGTTGCTTTTATATCATCTAgttgtccaacgtgttatgtgattatgtgttgaactaacgtttccttctttcttatcttttgcattcacaaacgttaggaaataagaggtctggcatgatcctcttttaggacctacccttatagataggctattTCACGTttagaaattttggtatattttgttcataacttaataatgccataccattttaggcctaccctggcaaataaagggttccttaggtcacgttttatttcgaattgcatatttacatcgctttaataaatggcatcatgcattaaaccttagaaagggaatgccatttaggggatcccgtgttaggaataaaaccaccttgtgtctcggatacttaatccaaggagacttgcacgtttacattttgtaccatccaaaggggtagtgcacaaggtaaggtaggatccgatcattttcctaaagcgatctttggaatatgagcgtctaataatcccTTTTTGGCCATCTTATCaaagttggtaaaaatcccttgcgtaaaaggacattaagttgaagaaaactcacaaatgattccttctattgagacgataaataaattgaggccaaatcgtgattttagaaggctcatagactaattttctgaaatcaccaatggccggccgattcaattgatccattttgtcaattcataatcaattttgaataaaccattcatttgaccaatttaccctttttagggtcacctggtcgattttgaataaatcgtcaattcatttgaccaattttccctttttagggtcatttgaccaatttaccctttttagggtcacctggtcgattttgaataaagcatcaattcatttgaccaatttaccctttttagggtcacctggtcgattttgaataaagcATCaattcttttgaccaatttaccccttttagggtcattcggccgatttttgaataaatcactaattcaatttcattcatttggccaatttacccatttttagggcaaccgagccgatttttgaatagatcaagtttcgttcaatctatttgatcgatttacccttgttagggtgatttgattaattttggataaattaaatttcatttaattcatttgacctgtttcccttttagggtaatccagtcaatttttaataaattgtcaattgaccaattagggtttcgatatcgaattccaaattgggaaatctagtcaatttttgagaaaaccatccattatatccaactatttaatcagttgggtttttgactcatgcttcactgaggaaatttgtcgacaaattccaatctcttcgataggagttcgtcaaggtcaaacccatgcgttttgcaaatcaaaggtgatcaatctattcggacattgtcctcattttgacaaatccctcgtcactccaatggtcaaatttttcaaattatttttcactcaatgagttgatcagatccgtcaggtatggtatagtgcttaccctagaggattgcatcctcattctaggcctacccttggcacaaaaagggctcccccataggacatgcatccgaattttttggatatttactaactcttgttttttttcttttccttttctttatttttattggaataactaagcaagggttgaatctaaagacaattcctttcaaaattctcaggtaatatttaaatatagcttctcgtcaAAGctccatcataacgcgatcccgtagtcgagcccagaggagtcgtgtaaactgAGTTCACAAGAAAGATTTTTTCGAATGACAGGGTGTTCCTTTGCAGAGATTGTCAATAAACTGGAAGAATATGACGAATTTATGAGAGCAGgcaagattgttaatgtgtcagCTTTAAAGTCACAGTTGGAAGCCATGCAGAGTCAGAGTAGCAGTAGTAAGAAGTCCcagtttaagaaaaaagacGAGGAAGCTTCTTTTGTTTGGAATCAAGGTTCTTCTTCCCGGCCTATATACCAACAAAATCCCGCCTACTCACCTCGTTACTTCTACCAACCACGCCCTCGACCTATTTACAATACCACTATCAACCATCCCCCGTTctcgaccaaattacccaaacACACCATCAACACCATTTCACATTTCCCCACCAAACTTCCAAATTAGACCGCGCCCTCCTTTCAATCCAAGACCCATACCACCCCCTAACCCAAATTACCAATACCAATAAGCCAGTGACACCCAAAATCCAACCCCATACCGAACCTTTACCAATCTAGGTCGGCCTAttgaccaattgtatgagcaattgaaagCTGCTGGGAAGATTGGCACCGTACCCCCTAAGACTTATTCCAAAGGATTTCCCATTGGTTATGATCCTCAGTCATTTTGTGCTTATCATTCGGGAGCCCCTGGACATTCAACTGCCAATTGCTGGGCgcttaaacataaaattcaagacatgattgagTCCGGGGACATAGTCCTGAGGAGGAGGGATGAACAAGGTCCAAATGTTAGCAAAAACCCTCTTCCTACACACAAGGACACCGTGGGAGTTATTACTGTTGATAAAGAGATTGAGGAACCTACACAATTTATTATGGATGAAGCTGAGACAGTAAGGGTCATTGAAGAACCGTTTATATTGGAAGAAGAAGCTCCTGAAATCAAGAAAAATACGGGTCCGTTTATTCTGGAAATGGTACCTTTCGAGTGTGAGCCTTCGGAGCTGGTGGTACTTGAATTGCCTGAGGAACCTCCTATTCTTAATCTGCAAGAGGTCCCATGGAATTATAGCGAGCCCACGCTATTAATTGGAGGAGAAAAGGAGCCCAGAAAGGAAGTGGACGCTATTACTAGATCTGGAAGAATCATAGGGGAATCCGCAGTTGATGAGccctcaaaagcaaaagaaaatgctGTTCCGACAAAACCAACTGTGACTGATGAAGAGGCCTTCAATTTCCTTAAGATGCTGAAGAAAAACGAGTATAAGGTGGTTGAGCAATTGGACAAGATGCCCGCTCAAGTTCCTATATTGAATTTGCTTCTAACCTCGGAACTTCATTGAGAAGCTTTACTCAAGGTCCTAACTGAGGCTCAAGTGCCTACGAATATTCCTGTGGATAAATTCACTCATGTAGTCGAGCATGTTTTGGCTTcaaatcaaatttctttttctgatGAAGATTTGACTTCGGGTGGAATTGGACACAATAAAGCATTGTATATCTCAGTTCGTTGTAATGGGAAGTTATTGCCAAGGGTCTTGATAGACAATGGATCTGCTCTTAATATCTGCCCTTGGAATACTTTGGTTAAATTGAGATTTCAGGAAGCTAAACTTCGGCCGTCTGCCATTGTGGTGAGAGGATTTGATGGGGCAAAAAGGGAATCAATGGGGGAAGTGGATTTTGTACTGGAAATTGGACCTGCCCAGTTTCGGGTTATGTGCCAAGTCATGGACTTCTCGAGTGTTTATAATGTTCTTCTCGGACGGCCTTGGATTCATACATCAGGCGCTATACCTTCTTCACTCCATCAAATGTTGAGATTTGTGGTGAATGGCCAATTGATTACGATATTTGCTGAGGAAGATTGCACTATGATCATTAATCCAGCATTGGAAGATGATGGTGATAGAAAAGCTCTGGTTTCCCATCACCATGTAGCTGACATTGTTTCGGTGGGTAGGGCATCCAAGGACAAGGTGGCAGTGGAAATGAATTTACCTGAAGCCAGCGTTATGATGGCCAAAGAGCTGATTCGAGGAGGTTATGAAATAGGCAAGGGCCTTGGGCGCAACCTACAAGGGGTCTTGGAGCCAATAGAACTTCAAGGAAAGAAGGATACCTTCGGATTAGGGTTTCAACCTACGGCCAAGGATAAGAAAGAAATGATGAATCGTAAGAGGGCAGAGAAGGAGGGAAAGCAGCTTATCATGAGCATCCCACAGTTGTATTGTACTTTTCCTTATCCATCGGAGGTGATTAAACCTGAAGTAGACCCGATCGAGGTAGTGGATGTTGGATTATCTGAGCTATTTGTGGGGGTTGCTGCTGAGGAGGAGCCATTAGAGGATCCAGGATTTCCAGAGGTGCCTATTGAAGCAATGAAGAACTGGACCAGTGATCTCCTTCCCTCCTgcagggaatttcggtaaattaGGGGGTTGCCTTTGGTCGACATGAGACAAATCGTTCACATTACTTATCTTCTGTCTTTCAAGTTTGTAAATAGTTTCTAATCAAGTGTTTTCCAATACAAATCTTGTGATTAAATTTCTTGTTAAGAAGCATGTCATGATGTTTTCCTTTACTCTGAATTTCAATGAAATGCACAGTGTTTACTTCTCCCGAAATGTTTTAACTTACTTACTATTGCATTTATCTTATTctttttcagatggccaaaaataaaacacattgaccctttggatatcactatttCGGAATTTGATGATTGTGATCTCGATATCCCTCACGactttgaaattttggaatccGAAATTCAAGACGAGAGCGATAACGAGGAGGAATCTGAGTCTTTATTAAAGgatcttgaacaatatgaatCCAAACCGAACTTagaagaaacagaagtggtTAATATTGGCACTGAGACTGAGGTTAAGGAGATaaaaattagtattcatttgaataagaAACAGAGAAAAGAGATGATTGAGTTCTTGACCATGTTTCAAGATGTATTTCCTTGGTCCTATGTTGATATGCCTGGAATTTCAACAGATATAGTGGTCCATCGATTGCCAACTGATCCAAATTTTCCACCAGTGAAACAAAAACCTCGCAAGTTTAAGCCAGATATGAGCTTTAAGATTAAGGAACAGATCGAGAAGCAGCTCAATGCTAGAATTGTCATGGTGTCTCACTATCCCATTTGGCTTTCAAATCCCGTACCTGTTCCGAAGAAAAGTGGAGAAGTACGAGTATGTGTCGATTACAGGGATCTTAATAAAGCCAGCCCAAAAGATGATTTTCCGTTGCCGAACATTCATATTCTTCTGGACAATACCGCAGGACATGAGATCGCATCATTTGCTGACTGTTTCGCCGGATATCACCAGATCTTAATGGCAGAGGAGGACAGGGAGAAAACTGCTTTTATCACGCCCTGGGGGACATTTTGCTACcgagtaatgccatttggattgaaaaatgcCGGCGCCACCTATCAAAGGACTATGACCACCCTGTTCCACGATATGATTCATAAGGAGATGGAGGTTTATGTGGACGATATCATTATCAAATCCGAGAGAGCGGAGGATCACTTGATTGACTTGGAAAGGTTATTTGAAAGATTGAGAAAATATGATTTGAAACTAAACCCTGCAAAGTGTGCATTCGGGGCCCCTGCCGGAAAGTTATTGGGATTCATTGTCAGTAAGAAGGGTATAGAGATAGACCCGGCAAAAATTAAAGCCATTCGTGAGATGCCAGTGCCAAGAACGCAAAAGGACGTGAAGAGTTTTTTAGGGAAGATTAATTTTATTGGGAGATTCATCGCTCAGTTGACCCACACATGTGAGCCTTTGTTCAAGTTATTGAAGAAAAATGTGCCACTGCATTGGAGTGAAGAATGCCAGCaggcgtttgataaaattaaagacTACTTGTTGCACCCCCCCAGTTTTAGTGCCACCCAAACCCGGGCGACCTTTGATCATGTATCTATCGGTGCTGGACGAAGCTATGGGATGTGTAATGGGACAACACGACGAATCGGGGAAGAGAGAGCAAGCCATCTATTACCTCAGTAAGAAGTTCACTGCGTATGAGGCCAACTATTCCTTTCTTGAGAGGAGTTGCTGTGCCTTAGCTTGGGCCGCTCAAAAGCTGAGGCATTACTTGCTCAGTCATACTACTTACCTCATTTCCCGCTCCGACCCTTTGAAATATCTGTTGGGAAAGCTTATGCCAACTGGGCGTATGGCAAAATGGCAGATGATTCTTTCGGAATTTGACATTATTTTTACTACACAAAAGGCAATCAAGGGCCAGGCTGTGGCAGACCATTTGGCTGAAAATCCACTGAAAGATGATTATCAACCGCTTCACACTTATTTTCCGGATGAGGAGGCCCTGTTCGTGGGTATAGCAGAAGATATGAATGATCAATGCCCGGAGTGGAGATTGTTCTTTGACGGCGCATCAAATTCCTTCGGGGCCGGTATTGGGGCTGTTCTAGTATCGCCTGAAGGAAAGCATTACCCTGGTTCGGCCAAACTCCGATTTTTCTGTACTAACAatatggctgaatatgaagcttgcatttttgggttaaaaatggcGTTAGAAATGGAGATTAGGGATTTACTAGTGTTCAGCGATTCAGATTTGCTTGTACATCAGACTCTCAAGGAGTGGATCACTCGGGATTCAAAAATCTTGCCTTATCATTGCAACTTACTGGAGTTAGCAAATAAATTTAGGAGTTTGGAGTTTCGGCATATTCCCCGTGTCAGAAATGTCTTTGCCGATGCACTTGCCACCTTATCTTCGATGATTCAACATCCAGACGAGTTGGTAATTGAACCCATCCAGATTCATCTACAAGAAAAACCTGCTCACTGCTTAGTTGTGGAAAAGTCTTTCGATGGCCGTCCCTGGTACAATGATATCAAGGAATTTCTCAAAACGGGATCCTATCCTCCTGGGGCCGATACAACTACTAAAAGCTTCTTGCGCAGATTGTCTTCCAAATTTTTCCTAAACGGAGAGGTGGTATACAAAAGAACGTCAGATTTGGGCCTTTTGAGGTGTGCTGATGAGGACGAAGCAGAATACCTGATGAAAGAAGTACATAGTGGAGTATGTGGATCACATATGAATGGCCACTTATTAGCAAAGAAGATCATGAGGACCGGACACTTttggcttactatggagcatgattgtgtaGTTTTTGTTAGGAAATGCATCAAGTGTCAATTGCATGGAGATGTTATACGCACTCCCCCCACAGAATTACACAGTATGACTGCTCTCTGGCCATGTTCAATGTGGGGCATGGATGTGATTGGAACCATTGACCCTCCCGCTTCAAATGGGCATCGATTTATTCTAGTGGCAATTGAATACTTCACCAAGTGGGTTGAAGCTGAATCTTATAAGCATGTGACTAAGAAGGTGGTGACGGACTTTCTAAGGAAGCATATCATTTGTCGTTTTGGAGTGCCGGAGACATTAATCACTGATAATGCCAAAAATCTCAACAATAACATGGTGGATGGTTTGTGCGAACAGTTCAAAATCAAGCATCGAAACTCCTCTAATTATAGGCCACAGATGAATGGAGCAGTAGAGGCTGTAAATAAGAACTTGAAGAAAATAATCTGTAAGATGATTGAGAGACACCGTGATTGACACGAGAAGCTCCCTTATGCATTAATGGCATATAGAACTGCTATTCGGACTTCTACTGGGGCAACTCCCTACAATCTCATGTACGAAATGAAAGCAGTTTTGCCAGCCGAAGTCGAAATTCCTTCTTTGCGCATTTTAATGGAGGCCAAACTGGAGGAGGCTGAGTGGATTCAACAACGTCATGAGCAGTTGTCTTTAATCGATGAGAAAAGGTTAAATGCCATTTGTCATGGTCAATGTTATCAAAAGAGGGTAGCCCGTGCTTACAATAAGAGGGTTAGACCACGAATATTCACAGAAGGAGATAAAGTGTTGAAACACATTTTGCCAGTACAAGAGGAAGCTAAGGGGAAATTTGCACCAATTTGGCAAGGCCCTTTTATTGTCCAGAAAGTTTTGCCCGGAGGAGCGCTCATTCTTGCAGAAATGGATGGGCAAGTGTTCCCTCAACCAATCAAttcggacatgtgtaagaaatttttcatatgatacatgaaattttccttttaggGTCAATATAaagaatggaatgaaagtcaggccctcttcttttcccaTTAAGACATTATATCCCTAGTTATCcatttttgagccttcagagcAAATAATTTCGTTTGACAACcactgagaattgcaaaccccacactggggcaagttttgagttgaaaaagttAAGAAAAGGGGGAGgggtttcaaaaaaaaaaaaaaagtaaaagtaaaagtgaaaaaaaaatgaaagaaaagggaaCCTCGTTAAGtaaaaactggggcaaatttttggaaaagttcaaaagaatggcagaaggccagAAAGAAAGGAGAGCGAAGATGAGGAAAGAGAAAAGAGCTTCAGTTGACAATAAATTGGGGCaggttttgatttaaccctaaaaatagGATTGGCgtaacaatgcgatctcagatcatGTAAACcccttttgaaatccgctttcaagccttaaccttttctaagcaccccaccagaccccattacaaaaacctaaagtcctgacttctgttcgtTATATTGCCTTTTTAGGACGATTTCTAATCAAGTGGCACATGATGTCAAAAACACCTTCACCTTTTTTTGCAAGGGAAGGATTGTTATACTGATGCCATTATTTCTTAAAACACATTTCTGGATTAATATGGGCGATAGACAAGATTTGTTTGTTAGGTGAAAACCCGCAAGGGCACcttaaaggaaaaaagaaaaaagaaaaaaaagaagaaaaaaagaagaaaaaaagaagaaaaaaaagaaaaagaagaaaaaaaaaacacaatggGCGGGGGGCaaccttagtgaaaacccgaaagggcgctgaGGTAGGGTTTCATAAGGAAAAGTGAGTTTGGATCTGAAGAGCTGGTGACTTAGTTCATTGGAATTCCTCCTCACATTGTGGTTTTGTTTGTCAAGCATTGAACTTCCGAAGaaatgatatccaaagggtcaagtGTGGCATTTTGTTCGAAAACCAAAGTGTTTGACTTATCAAACACGAAGTTTGAGTATACAAGCTTATctatttgaaatgatttttcatGCAATAAAAGTGAAGGATTGTGTTTATATTGTTAAGAATTTTTCATCATGTACAATTTGAATGTTTTTCATGTGTTGCATGGTCACATTTGTCTCTTTCGTTCTATCAAATGGAAATCCCTATGATTTATCGAAGAAAGTGGATACTAACTGGCCTATTGGTTAAATATGAGGAATTATGGGAATTTGATATTGTTTGCAGGGTCGGGTTGAAGTGCTCGCTTCGTCAAAAAAGAAGCCCAAATGCTCATGTTTACACTTTTCTTGAAGAAGAGGTTGATCGGATGGTGGCGGTATTATCTACcattatttcttttcttgcaggtctgacaatccgataagcatcacactggggcaattTTAGAGGAAGTTGTTTGTCTTTTTCTCAAAAGTCTACGAAAGTTTTATGTGAACTAACCAagtgaaggcaggctcgggtattcatcccactgaccaaatgaagagtgaaggcaggctcgggtattcatcccactgaccaaatgaagaatgaaggcaggctcgggtagtcatcccactgaccaaatGAAGAaggaaggcaggctcgggtattcatcccactgaccaaatGAAGAGTGAAGGCAGACTCGGgtattcatcccactgaccaaatgaagagtga harbors:
- the LOC113759135 gene encoding uncharacterized protein LOC113759135 — protein: MAKWQMILSEFDIIFTTQKAIKGQAVADHLAENPLKDDYQPLHTYFPDEEALFVGIAEDMNDQCPEWRLFFDGASNSFGAGIGAVLVSPEGKHYPGSAKLRFFCTNNMAEYEACIFGLKMALEMEIRDLLVFSDSDLLVHQTLKEWITRDSKILPYHCNLLELANKFRSLEFRHIPRVRNVFADALATLSSMIQHPDELVIEPIQIHLQEKPAHCLVVEKSFDGRPWYNDIKEFLKTGSYPPGADTTTKSFLRRLSSKFFLNGEVVYKRTSDLGLLRCADEDEAEYLMKEVHSGVCGSHMNGHLLAKKIMRTGHFWLTMEHDCVVFVRKCIKCQLHGDVIRTPPTELHSMTALWPCSMWGMDVIGTIDPPASNGHRFILVAIEYFTKWVEAESYKHVTKKVVTDFLRKHIICRFGVPETLITDNAKNLNNNMVDGLCEQFKIKHRNSSNYRPQMNGAVEAVNKNLKKIICKMIERHRD